The genome window GAAACCGGAATCGCTGATTCGCCATTTGCGGGAAAGCCCGCACCTCCCGGTAATCGCCGAATTGAAAAAAGCCTCGCCATCCGCGGGCGTGATCCGCGATGATTTTGATGTGCTGGCACTCGGCAAAATGTATCAGCAGGATGGCGCGGCCGCGCTTTCCGTGCTCACCGACGAATCGTTTTTTCAGGGATCGCTGGATTTTTTGCGGCAGCTTCGTCCGCACATTCAGGTGCCGATGCTGCGGAAAGATTTTATCATCGATGAATACCAGATTGCCGAAGCCCGCGCCGCCGGCGCAGATGCGATTTTGCTGATCGTGGCGGCGCTGGAAAAAATGCAATTGCGCGACTTGCACGCCGCCGCCAATAAAATGGCGATGGATGTTTTGGTGGAAGTGCACACTGCCGAGGAACTGGAAATCGCCATGTCCGTCGATACGCCGCTGATCGGTATCAACAACCGCA of Calditrichia bacterium contains these proteins:
- the trpC gene encoding indole-3-glycerol phosphate synthase TrpC is translated as MKPKIDILAKIIAKKREEIAARKAEISIAELLRLADEAPKPESLIRHLRESPHLPVIAELKKASPSAGVIRDDFDVLALGKMYQQDGAAALSVLTDESFFQGSLDFLRQLRPHIQVPMLRKDFIIDEYQIAEARAAGADAILLIVAALEKMQLRDLHAAANKMAMDVLVEVHTAEELEIAMSVDTPLIGINNRSLHTFEIDLAVTETLAAQIPKSVTLVGESGIYSADDARRLTDAGVHALLIGTSFMKQPDPGMALAKLIRDYHRFSHH